The proteins below are encoded in one region of Thermosulfurimonas marina:
- the galE gene encoding UDP-glucose 4-epimerase GalE, with translation MKGARVLVAGGAGYIGSHVVKLLGEAGCEILVYDNLSTGKEEAVLYGHLVKGDLGDRRTLEKVFREFRPQAVMHFAASIVVPESVKFPLRYYRNNVVHTLNLLEALEVSGCKLFLFSSSAAVYGIPKEIPVTEEAPLAPINPYGETKATVERMLRDLAASGCGFRYVSLRYFNVAGADPEGRIGFNYPEPTHLVIRALKAAKGEIPQLEIYGTDYPTPDGTCIRDYIHVTDLAEAHLVALDYLLSGGESEVFNCGYGHGYSVREVVRTVKEVTGRDFPVVEAPRRPGDPPILVADSRKIREKLGWKPRYDDLAFIVKTGWEWETRLSAS, from the coding sequence ATGAAGGGCGCAAGGGTCTTGGTTGCCGGAGGGGCGGGCTATATCGGCTCCCACGTGGTGAAGCTTCTGGGAGAGGCGGGTTGCGAGATCCTGGTCTACGATAACCTCTCTACCGGAAAGGAAGAGGCCGTCCTTTACGGCCACTTAGTAAAAGGCGACCTGGGAGACCGCAGGACCCTAGAGAAGGTCTTCCGAGAATTCCGGCCGCAGGCGGTCATGCACTTTGCGGCCTCCATCGTGGTCCCGGAAAGTGTAAAGTTTCCCCTCCGATACTACCGCAACAACGTGGTTCATACCCTAAATCTTCTTGAGGCCCTGGAGGTCTCGGGCTGCAAACTTTTCCTCTTTTCTTCTTCAGCAGCGGTTTATGGAATTCCCAAAGAGATCCCCGTCACCGAGGAGGCTCCGCTTGCGCCCATCAATCCTTACGGAGAGACCAAGGCTACGGTGGAAAGGATGCTGCGGGATCTTGCGGCCTCGGGTTGCGGCTTCCGTTACGTGTCGCTGCGTTATTTCAATGTGGCCGGGGCCGACCCGGAGGGGCGCATAGGTTTTAACTATCCTGAACCCACCCATCTCGTTATCCGGGCCCTCAAAGCCGCCAAGGGCGAAATCCCGCAGCTGGAGATCTACGGAACGGACTACCCCACCCCCGACGGCACCTGCATCCGGGATTATATCCATGTAACCGATCTGGCCGAGGCCCACCTGGTGGCCCTGGACTACCTCCTTTCCGGAGGCGAAAGCGAGGTCTTCAACTGCGGCTATGGCCACGGATACTCCGTAAGGGAGGTGGTGCGCACGGTCAAGGAGGTCACGGGAAGGGATTTCCCGGTGGTGGAGGCCCCCCGCCGGCCCGGAGATCCCCCCATTCTAGTGGCCGATTCCCGAAAGATCCGGGAAAAACTGGGCTGGAAGCCCCGCTACGACGACTTGGCCTTCATCGTAAAGACCGGCTGGGAGTGGGAAACTCGCCTCTCCGCAAGCTAA
- a CDS encoding double-cubane-cluster-containing anaerobic reductase — protein MDREDLWRALGLDLEAHGALLEALGPLYQEVFLSQENRPEGMGYFDSVVADIHGARVAELLQIRESGRPVVGTFCVFVPKEVIWALGGACVGLCAGVEVATEKVEELLPRNLCPLIKAFFGFKLARLCPYMEVCDFLVGETTCDGKKKAYEIFEAYKPLYVMQVPQRKDEASFTLWLEEIRRFVNHLEEVLGKALSPQKLREAIELINRKRKALARLNRLRFNDPPPISGRDALLIHQLAFFDDPERFSSRLEALCDELEERVKAGEGVCPPGTPRIILSGCPMAIPNWKVTHLVETSGAVVVGEESCVGSRYVGELVAVSETSRKGLLRALAERYFKIDCAIFTPNPERRRHLASMVAQSGAQGVIHYALKFCDPYTVESYLVERESPVPVLRLETDYSPEDREQLRTRIEAFLEMLS, from the coding sequence ATGGACCGGGAGGATCTTTGGCGAGCTCTGGGACTGGATTTAGAGGCCCATGGGGCGCTCCTTGAGGCCTTGGGTCCCCTTTACCAGGAGGTCTTTCTCTCCCAGGAGAATCGTCCGGAAGGTATGGGTTATTTCGATTCTGTGGTGGCGGACATCCACGGGGCCCGGGTGGCGGAGCTTTTGCAGATCCGGGAAAGCGGGCGCCCGGTGGTGGGAACCTTTTGTGTCTTCGTGCCCAAGGAGGTGATCTGGGCTCTCGGAGGGGCCTGTGTGGGTCTGTGTGCCGGGGTGGAGGTGGCCACAGAAAAGGTAGAGGAGCTCCTGCCCCGGAATCTATGCCCCCTCATCAAGGCCTTTTTTGGCTTCAAGCTAGCCCGCCTCTGCCCCTATATGGAGGTCTGTGATTTCCTGGTGGGGGAGACCACCTGTGACGGTAAGAAGAAGGCCTACGAGATCTTCGAGGCCTATAAACCCCTCTACGTGATGCAGGTCCCGCAGCGTAAGGATGAGGCGAGCTTCACCCTTTGGCTGGAAGAGATCCGGCGCTTTGTGAATCATCTGGAGGAGGTTTTGGGGAAAGCCCTTTCGCCTCAAAAGCTGCGGGAGGCCATTGAACTCATCAATCGCAAACGAAAGGCCCTGGCGCGGCTGAATCGCTTGCGGTTCAACGATCCTCCTCCTATTTCCGGGCGGGACGCCCTCCTCATCCATCAATTGGCCTTCTTTGACGACCCCGAAAGATTTTCCTCTCGGCTGGAGGCTCTATGTGATGAACTGGAGGAGCGAGTAAAGGCTGGAGAGGGAGTCTGCCCTCCGGGGACCCCACGGATCATCCTTTCCGGCTGTCCCATGGCTATTCCCAACTGGAAGGTCACCCATCTAGTGGAAACCTCCGGGGCGGTGGTGGTGGGAGAGGAATCCTGTGTGGGTTCCCGGTATGTGGGAGAGCTTGTGGCCGTCTCTGAGACCTCCAGAAAGGGGCTCCTGCGGGCCTTGGCCGAGAGATACTTCAAGATCGACTGTGCCATCTTTACCCCCAACCCGGAGCGACGCCGGCACCTGGCCTCCATGGTCGCTCAGAGCGGGGCCCAGGGGGTGATCCACTACGCCCTCAAGTTCTGCGATCCCTACACCGTAGAGTCCTACCTCGTGGAAAGGGAAAGTCCGGTTCCGGTCCTTCGGCTGGAGACCGACTACAGTCCCGAGGATCGGGAGCAGTTGCGCACGCGGATTGAAGCCTTCCTGGAGATGCTCTCATGA
- the guaA gene encoding glutamine-hydrolyzing GMP synthase — translation MRPEEAILVLDFGSQTTQLIARRVRELKVYSEIKPCTASVEEIRAFAPKGIILSGGPSSVYDQGAPTVSPEIFDLGVPILGICYGMQLMAHLLGGRVERSLKREYGPAQLRILSTEDLFYGLDPGRTYRVWMSHGDRLEELPPGFVSLAESENSPYAAMRHTQKPLFGVQFHPEVAHTEIGREVLANFVLRICGCSPTWTMESFIESAVREIREKVGPEERVVCALSGGIDSTVTALLVHRAIGERLVPIFVNNGVLRKNEPEEVLELMGSLGLKVRYVDASQKFLERLRGVTDPEEKRRIIGHTFIEVFEEEARKIGNVRWLAQGTLYPDVIESVSFKGPSATIKTHHNVGGLPERMQLKLLEPLRELFKDEVREIARELGLPQKVVWRQPFPGPGLAIRILGEVTEERLAILREADAIVTEEMLESGWYYKVWQSFAVLVPVKTVGVMGDYRTYEYVVAIRCVESQDAMTADWVRLPYDLLARLSNRIINEVQGVNRVVYDISSKPPATIEWE, via the coding sequence ATGCGTCCTGAAGAAGCCATTCTGGTCCTGGATTTCGGCTCCCAGACCACCCAGCTTATCGCCCGCCGGGTGCGGGAGCTCAAGGTCTACAGTGAAATCAAGCCCTGCACGGCCTCGGTTGAGGAGATCCGGGCCTTCGCCCCTAAGGGGATCATCCTTTCCGGAGGTCCTTCAAGCGTCTACGACCAGGGAGCGCCCACCGTGTCTCCGGAAATCTTCGATCTCGGGGTTCCGATCCTGGGGATCTGCTACGGTATGCAACTTATGGCCCACCTCCTCGGAGGCCGGGTAGAGCGGAGTCTCAAGCGAGAATACGGACCGGCGCAACTCCGGATCCTCTCTACGGAAGACCTCTTTTATGGATTGGACCCTGGACGTACCTATCGGGTCTGGATGAGCCACGGGGACCGCCTTGAGGAGCTCCCTCCGGGCTTTGTGTCCCTTGCCGAAAGTGAAAACTCCCCTTATGCGGCCATGCGTCATACCCAAAAACCCCTCTTTGGGGTGCAGTTCCATCCTGAGGTGGCCCATACGGAGATCGGCCGGGAGGTGCTAGCCAATTTTGTCCTGCGCATCTGCGGCTGTTCTCCCACCTGGACTATGGAATCCTTTATTGAGAGTGCCGTGCGGGAGATCCGGGAGAAGGTAGGGCCGGAGGAGCGGGTAGTCTGCGCCCTTTCCGGGGGTATCGATTCTACGGTCACCGCCCTCCTGGTCCATCGGGCCATTGGAGAGCGCCTGGTCCCCATCTTTGTAAACAATGGTGTCTTGCGCAAGAACGAGCCGGAAGAGGTCCTGGAACTTATGGGCTCCTTGGGGCTTAAGGTGCGCTATGTAGATGCCTCGCAGAAATTCCTGGAGAGATTGCGGGGGGTGACCGATCCGGAGGAAAAGCGGCGGATTATCGGCCACACTTTTATCGAGGTCTTTGAGGAGGAGGCCCGCAAGATCGGAAATGTGCGCTGGCTGGCTCAAGGGACTCTTTATCCGGACGTCATTGAGAGCGTTTCTTTCAAGGGGCCTTCGGCCACCATCAAGACCCATCACAATGTGGGCGGACTTCCCGAACGAATGCAGCTCAAGCTTCTTGAGCCCCTGCGGGAGCTTTTCAAGGATGAGGTGCGGGAGATTGCCCGGGAACTGGGGCTTCCCCAAAAGGTGGTCTGGCGCCAGCCCTTTCCCGGTCCGGGGCTGGCCATCCGCATCCTTGGGGAGGTCACCGAGGAGAGGCTTGCCATCCTCCGGGAGGCCGACGCCATTGTCACCGAAGAGATGCTGGAAAGCGGCTGGTATTACAAGGTGTGGCAGAGCTTTGCCGTCCTGGTACCGGTAAAAACGGTGGGGGTCATGGGCGACTATCGAACCTATGAGTATGTAGTGGCCATCCGGTGTGTGGAAAGTCAGGATGCCATGACCGCCGACTGGGTCCGGCTCCCTTATGACCTTCTGGCCCGCCTTTCCAACCGCATTATCAACGAGGTCCAGGGGGTAAACCGGGTAGTTTACGATATCTCTTCCAAGCCTCCGGCCACTATCGAATGGGAATAG
- a CDS encoding acyl-CoA dehydratase activase has product MKVVGLDVGSRTVKIVVLEEGRVVEAHREETTARLPEQLRALLSGLEFERLVATGYGRNLARELFGAETLTEIRAHALGVKHLFPEVRSILDIGGQDSKALRLDDSGRVVKFEMNDRCAAGTGRFLEVMAAALGVSLAELAQWALSADQGVNLSALCTVFAESEVVGLIGRGEAPERLARGIVTAIVKRALGLLKRVGAEAPLVFTGGVALNQAVVKGLEEALGFAVLVPEAPQMTGALGAALYGAEERIVGQASGGSPPATARPKASASDRAEGCSLMAPRFSTPR; this is encoded by the coding sequence ATGAAGGTGGTAGGGCTGGACGTAGGCTCGCGGACGGTAAAAATAGTGGTGCTGGAAGAGGGGCGGGTGGTGGAGGCCCACCGGGAGGAGACCACGGCCCGCCTTCCGGAGCAATTGCGGGCCCTCCTTTCGGGGTTGGAGTTCGAACGTCTGGTGGCCACAGGTTACGGGCGCAACCTGGCCCGGGAGCTTTTTGGGGCCGAGACCCTCACCGAGATCCGGGCCCATGCCTTGGGGGTGAAACACCTCTTTCCGGAGGTCCGATCCATCCTGGATATCGGAGGACAGGACAGCAAGGCCCTGCGCCTGGATGATTCCGGACGGGTAGTGAAATTCGAGATGAACGACCGCTGTGCCGCGGGTACCGGGCGCTTTCTAGAGGTTATGGCCGCGGCCCTGGGAGTCTCCCTGGCGGAGCTTGCGCAATGGGCCCTTTCTGCGGATCAAGGGGTGAATCTCAGCGCCCTCTGTACGGTCTTTGCCGAAAGCGAGGTGGTGGGTCTTATCGGAAGAGGGGAGGCCCCGGAGCGCCTCGCCCGGGGAATCGTCACCGCCATCGTTAAAAGGGCCCTGGGCCTTCTCAAAAGGGTAGGGGCGGAGGCCCCGCTGGTCTTTACCGGAGGGGTGGCCCTGAACCAGGCGGTGGTGAAAGGCCTCGAGGAGGCTTTGGGGTTTGCCGTCCTGGTTCCGGAGGCTCCCCAGATGACCGGGGCCCTGGGGGCGGCCCTTTATGGGGCTGAAGAGCGGATCGTGGGCCAGGCCTCTGGAGGCTCTCCCCCGGCTACGGCCCGCCCCAAGGCTTCGGCCTCGGACAGGGCCGAGGGATGTTCCTTGATGGCCCCGCGTTTTTCCACCCCGCGATAA